The region TGGCTCCAGTCCCTCGTCTCCAGGATGTCGCGGAGGCGGGCGAGGAAGGCCGAGGCGTACGCACCGTCGAAGGCCCGGTGGTCGAACGAGATGGCCAGGTTGCCCACGGGGTGGACGGCCACGCCGTACCCTCCGGCGGGGAGCGCCACGGCCACCGGCTTCTGCTTCACGCCGTCGGTCGAGAGGATGGCGACCTGGGGCTGGCTGATGATCGGCGCCGTGAGGAAGGTGCCGTAGCCACCGGGGTTG is a window of Acidimicrobiales bacterium DNA encoding:
- a CDS encoding 2-oxo acid dehydrogenase subunit E2; protein product: VPVVHGAGDKRLRALARSIADLAARARAKKLGADEISGGTFTITNPGGYGTFLTAPIISQPQVAILSTDGVKQKPVAVALPAGGYGVAVHPVGNLAISFDHRAFDGAYASAFLARLRDILETRDWSQELA